Proteins encoded in a region of the Sugiyamaella lignohabitans strain CBS 10342 chromosome B, complete sequence genome:
- the NOP12 gene encoding Nop12p (Nucleolar protein involved in pre-25S rRNA processing; also involved in biogenesis of large 60S ribosomal subunit; contains an RNA recognition motif (RRM); binds to Ebp2; similar to Nop13p and Nsr1p; GO_component: GO:0005730 - nucleolus [Evidence IEA]; GO_component: GO:0005730 - nucleolus [Evidence IDA] [PMID 11452019]; GO_component: GO:0005634 - nucleus [Evidence IEA]; GO_component: GO:0030684 - preribosome [Evidence IDA] [PMID 17922018]; GO_component: GO:0030687 - preribosome, large subunit precursor [Evidence IDA] [PMID 23212245]; GO_function: GO:0003723 - RNA binding [Evidence IEA]; GO_function: GO:0003723 - RNA binding [Evidence ISS] [PMID 11452019]; GO_function: GO:0003676 - nucleic acid binding [Evidence IEA]; GO_function: GO:0000166 - nucleotide binding [Evidence IEA]; GO_process: GO:0000463 - maturation of LSU-rRNA from tricistronic rRNA transcript (SSU-rRNA, 5.8S rRNA, LSU-rRNA) [Evidence IMP] [PMID 11452019]; GO_process: GO:0006364 - rRNA processing [Evidence IEA]; GO_process: GO:0042254 - ribosome biogenesis [Evidence IEA]), translating to MSKSSLFGSVKQSELDSNVASLFGSSAGPLQKPKRLGSQPVEVDEETGSNSDSSVDDGEPVLDNLDDESDDEILQVLRQVKGPSSKKRKHDEDDDGDLESEYMSKILEEDKKTDEKKRLETKGEDLETDEDESDQELEKNQNQKEETEVEDEKTKTDSRASTTKLSVDTILDQLPTTELGKAESTLFVGNLSSSVITNKPNYKQFKALFSKYGKVESIRFRSIAFSEMLPRKAAFIKHKLHDTRDTVNSYVVYKNKQDAKLGLELNGKVFLDHHLRVDSVSHPAKQDNKRSVFIGNLDFEAAEEPLWNHFKDCGDIEYVRLIRDSKTNVGKGFGYVQFKDTNAVSKALLLDGKKVQGAKGRNLRISRAKNIRPSTRPAARAERPSAKRPKLTNADRTKVGRAMSVLGKAGRAHVTDVVEGTRAKPGDAVPGLKLGSGGKRKNKPRIRARSTNFKKGLHKAGKPNGNDNNK from the coding sequence atgtcaaaatCTTCATTATTTGGCTCTGTAAAACAGTCAGAACTCGATTCAAATGTTGCTTCCCTATTTGGTTCATCTGCTGGACCTCTTCAAAAGCCGAAGAGGTTAGGTAGTCAAccagttgaagttgatgaagaaactggCTCCAACAGTGACAGctctgttgatgatggtgagCCTGTTTTGGATAATTTGGATGACGAGAGCGACGATGAAATTTTACAGGTTTTGCGACAAGTCAAAGGACCGAGCTCTAAAAAGAGAAAGcatgacgaagatgatgacggtGACCTAGAATCCGAGTACATGAGCAAGATACTTGAAGAGGATAAAAAGAcagatgaaaaaaaaaggctGGAAACGAAAGGCGAGGACTTAGAaactgatgaagatgaaagTGATCAGGAATTGGaaaagaatcagaatcaaaaagaagaaaccgAAGTTGAGGACGAAAAGACTAAAACAGACTCAAGGGCATCTACAACCAAGTTGTCAGTAGATACTATTCTTGATCAGCTACCAACCACTGAATTGGGTAAGGCAGAATCAACTCTATTTGTAGGTAACCTGTCATCGTCAGTTATCACCAACAAACCAAATTATAAGCAATTTAAAGCTCTATTTTCCAAGTATGGAAAAGTGGAGTCCATCAGGTTTCGCTCCATCGCTTTCTCAGAAATGTTGCCTCGTAAAGCTGCATTTATCAAGCATAAATTACATGACACTAGAGACACCGTAAATTCTTACGTCGtctataaaaataaacaggATGCTAAACTAGGGTTGGAGTTAAATGGCAAAGTATTCCTTGATCATCATTTAAGGGTAGACAGTGTATCTCATCCTGCTAAACAAGACAATAAAAGGTCAGTTTTTATTGGCAACTTAGATTTtgaggctgctgaagaGCCTCTGTGGAACCATTTTAAAGATTGCGGCGACATTGAATATGTTCGCCTAATTAGAGACTCCAAAACAAATGTAGGAAAGGGGTTTGGCTATGTGCAATTTAAGGATACTAATGCAGTGTCAAAAGCTTTACTATTGGATGGAAAAAAGGTTCAGGGCGCCAAAGGCAGAAATCTAAGAATTTCTAGGGCCAAAAATATTAGACCATCTACAAGACCTGCAGCAAGAGCTGAGCGACCATCAGCAAAGCGACCCAAATTAACGAATGCTGATCGTACAAAGGTTGGAAGAGCTATGTCAGTACTCGGTAAAGCAGGAAGGGCGCATGTCACTGACGTTGTCGAAGGGACTCGTGCCAAACCCGGTGATGCCGTTCCGGGTTTGAAGTTAGGTTCTGGAGGCAAACGCAAGAACAAGCCTAGGATCCGTGCCAGAAGTACCAATTTCAAGAAGGGCTTACACAAGGCCGGTAAACCCAATGGCAatgacaataataaatag
- a CDS encoding spherulin-1A — protein MKSTLTSTLTIAVAAVASLANGAAVQKASADNNSTNAVNATELVEQEIIAVDQVSRIETVANSAGNSSFVFDFLNAPEAAVVAGDAGNITTAVVSSFPALEGTGAAMFLFQLGPCGMVLPHSHPRASEFIVVTEGKISTQFLTETGSDVFSNTLKQYQSTIFPVGSLHVELNPTCEPAKFIGAFDNPDPGTFFVAPGFFSLEEQVVLTQLGGAVSGADLSSFKKAIPPAGVVAIEQCLKNCNITANAKRDILDMLPAK, from the coding sequence ATGAAATCCACTTTGACCTCCACATTAACAATTGCAGTAGCGGCAGTAGCCAGTTTGGCCAATGGTGCTGCGGTCCAGAAGGCAAGTGCTGATAATAACAGCACTAATGCGGTCAATGCTACTGAACTCGTTGAGCAGGAAATAATTGCCGTTGACCAAGTGAGCAGAATCGAGACAGTAGCTAATTCGGCTGGAAATAGTTCTTTCGTCTTTGATTTCCTCAATGCACCTGAAGCAGCCGTTGTCGCAGGTGATGCTGGTAATATCACCACTGCAGTCGTTTCATCATTTCCTGCTCTTGAAGGAACTGGCGCTGCTATGTTTCTCTTCCAACTGGGACCATGTGGAATGGTTCTTCCCCACAGTCATCCAAGAGCCTCTGAGTTTATTGTTGTCACTGAAGGCAAGATTTCTACTCAATTCCTCACCGAAACAGGATCCGATGTGTTCTCTAACACTCTCAAACAATACCAATCTACTATCTTTCCAGTTGGCTCTCTTCATGTAGAACTCAATCCCACTTGTGAACCCGCAAAGTTCATTGGTGCCTTCGACAACCCTGATCCAGGTACTTTCTTTGTTGCACCaggtttcttctctcttgAGGAGCAAGTTGTGTTGACTCAATTGGGTGGCGCTGTTTCTGGAGCCGACTTGTCATCGTTCAAGAAAGCCATTCCTCCAGCTGGAGTTGTTGCTATTGAGCAGTGTTTGAAGAACTGCAACATTACTGCAAATGCTAAGAGGGATATATTAGATATGCTACCAGCCAAATAG
- the LAP3 gene encoding Lap3p (Cysteine aminopeptidase with homocysteine-thiolactonase activity; protects cells against homocysteine toxicity; has bleomycin hydrolase activity in vitro; transcription is regulated by galactose via Gal4p; orthologous to human BLMH; GO_component: GO:0005737 - cytoplasm [Evidence IEA,IEA]; GO_component: GO:0005737 - cytoplasm [Evidence IDA] [PMID 11914276]; GO_component: GO:0005737 - cytoplasm [Evidence IDA] [PMID 14562095]; GO_component: GO:0005737 - cytoplasm [Evidence IDA] [PMID 19061865]; GO_component: GO:0005737 - cytoplasm [Evidence IDA] [PMID 9584198]; GO_component: GO:0005739 - mitochondrion [Evidence IEA,IEA]; GO_component: GO:0005739 - mitochondrion [Evidence IDA] [PMID 14562095]; GO_component: GO:0005739 - mitochondrion [Evidence IDA] [PMID 14576278]; GO_component: GO:0005739 - mitochondrion [Evidence IDA] [PMID 16823961]; GO_function: GO:0003677 - DNA binding [Evidence IEA]; GO_function: GO:0000978 - RNA polymerase II core promoter proximal region sequence-specific DNA binding [Evidence IDA] [PMID 8063738]; GO_function: GO:0004197 - cysteine-type endopeptidase activity [Evidence IEA]; GO_function: GO:0008234 - cysteine-type peptidase activity [Evidence IEA]; GO_function: GO:0008234 - cysteine-type peptidase activity [Evidence IDA] [PMID 8063738]; GO_function: GO:0003690 - double-stranded DNA binding [Evidence IDA] [PMID 9584198]; GO_function: GO:0016787 - hydrolase activity [Evidence IEA]; GO_function: GO:0003729 - mRNA binding [Evidence IDA] [PMID 21124907]; GO_function: GO:0008233 - peptidase activity [Evidence IEA]; GO_function: GO:0003697 - single-stranded DNA binding [Evidence IDA] [PMID 9584198]; GO_process: GO:0043418 - homocysteine catabolic process [Evidence IDA,IMP] [PMID 16769724]; GO_process: GO:0000122 - negative regulation of transcription from RNA polymerase II promoter [Evidence IMP] [PMID 9374524]; GO_process: GO:0006508 - proteolysis [Evidence IEA,IEA]; GO_process: GO:0046677 - response to antibiotic [Evidence IDA] [PMID 8063738]), with protein sequence MGSTASKEVASTSRNTTAPSVSNEKRPVSVSVNDISDRLANYLTLDDMSISAVNQNPIEFKTLEDWSQKLLEDPKNRLALSAISNGDVSSIVRQRDASVIDKVHVFSDKVELEGSPITNQRSSGRCWLFASTNVFRVQVQKKYNLDDFQLSQAYLFFYDKLEKSNYFLQNIIETVDEPLDSRLVQTLLGDPVSDGGQWDMVVNLVEKYGLVPQTLYPDAFNASNSSKLNYIVVEKLREFALVLRKVSQDKSTSKATLLALKEKFVRTIHGILVIALGKPPSPNDVLNWEFVDKAGKFKAISTSPLDFYKTIVGFKATDYFSLIHDPRNSYKEPFTVERLGNIVDGKKIEYVNAEIDILKKAAIKSIQNNEPVFFGSDVGKFSERTEGIMDTNAWDYSLAFNTDLGLTKKERLETKSSAMTHAMVLTAVNIVDGKPTRWRVENSWGEDVGKKGYFIMSDDWFNEYVYQVVTTAKYVDKQYVDIWKSKKYNVLPRWDPLGALA encoded by the coding sequence ATGGGTTCCACCGCTTCAAAGGAAGTCGCTAGCACTTCTCGCAATACTACTGCTCCATCTGTATCGAATGAAAAACGCCCTGTATCTGTATCTGTCAACGATATCTCAGATAGATTGGCTAACTATCTCACTTTGGATGATATGAGTATTTCGGCTGTTAACCAGAACCCAATTGAATTCAAGACTCTTGAAGATTGGAGTCAAAAGCTTTTGGAGGATCCTAAGAACCGCTTGGCTCTTTCGGCCATTTCCAATGGTGATGTTTCTTCGATTGTGAGGCAAAGAGATGCTTCTGTCATTGACAAGGTTCATGTCTTTAGTGACAAGGTCGAGTTGGAAGGTAGTCCAATTACCAACCAGCGTTCAAGCGGTCGCTGCTGGCTTTTTGCTAGTACAAACGTTTTTCGTGTTCAGGTACAGAAGAAGTACAATTTGGATGATTTCCAATTGTCCCAGGCTTATTTGTTCTTCTATGATAAGTTGGAAAAATCCAACTATTTCCTCCAGAACATCATTGAGACTGTTGATGAACCTTTAGATTCTCGTTTGGTTCAGACTTTACTAGGTGACCCAGTTTCAGATGGTGGCCAATGGGATATGGTGGTAAACTTGGTAGAGAAGTATGGTCTTGTACCTCAAACTTTGTACCCTGATGCTTTCAATGCTTCCAATTCCTCCAAACTCAACTATATTGTGGTTGAGAAGCTTCGTGAATTTGCGCTTGTTCTCCGTAAAGTTTCTCAGGATAAATCTACCAGCAAAGCCACCCTCCTGGCACTGAAGGAGAAATTTGTCCGTACTATCCATGGCATATTGGTTATTGCTCTTGGAAAGCCGCCCAGCCCCAATGATGTCCTTAATTGGGAGTTTGTAGACAAGGCTGGTAAGTTCAAAGCCATTTCTACCTCTCCACTTGACTTTTATAAGACAATTGTTGGTTTCAAGGCGACAGATtacttttctttgattcaTGACCCACGTAATTCGTACAAGGAGCCATTTACTGTCGAGCGATTGGGAAACATTGTCGATGGAAAGAAGATTGAATATGTTAATGCAGAGATTGATATCTTAAAGAAGGCTGCTATCAAGTCCATTCAGAATAATGAGCCTGTGTTCTTCGGCAGTGATGTTGGTAAATTCAGTGAGCGTACAGAGGGTATCATGGATACAAATGCATGGGATTACTCGCTTGCATTCAATACCGATTTGGGCTTGACCAAGAAGGAGCGTCTTGAAACCAAGTCATCAGCCATGACTCATGCGATGGTACTTACTGCTGTCAATATTGTGGACGGAAAACCTACTCGCTGGAGAGTTGAGAACTCTTGGGGCGAAGATGTGGGCAAAAAGGGTTATTTCATTATGAGTGACGATTGGTTCAACGAGTACGTCTACCAAGTTGTCACGACTGCCAAATATGTCGATAAGCAATACGTTGACATCTGGAAGAGCAAGAAGTATAACGTGTTGCCTAGATGGGATCCTTTGGGTGCACTTGCATGA
- a CDS encoding aldo-keto reductase superfamily protein (NADPH-dependent alpha-keto amide reductase; reduces aromatic alpha-keto amides, aliphatic alpha-keto esters, and aromatic alpha-keto esters; member of the aldo-keto reductase (AKR) family; protein abundance increases in response to DNA replication stress; GO_component: GO:0005737 - cytoplasm [Evidence IEA,IEA]; GO_component: GO:0005737 - cytoplasm [Evidence IDA] [PMID 14562095]; GO_component: GO:0005634 - nucleus [Evidence IEA,IEA]; GO_component: GO:0005634 - nucleus [Evidence IDA] [PMID 14562095]; GO_component: GO:0005886 - plasma membrane [Evidence IDA] [PMID 16622836]; GO_function: GO:0004032 - alditol:NADP+ 1-oxidoreductase activity [Evidence IDA,ISS] [PMID 11306085]; GO_function: GO:0004033 - aldo-keto reductase (NADP) activity [Evidence IDA] [PMID 17140678]; GO_function: GO:0051268 - alpha-keto amide reductase activity [Evidence IDA] [PMID 15564669]; GO_function: GO:0051269 - alpha-keto ester reductase activity [Evidence IDA] [PMID 15564669]; GO_function: GO:0016491 - oxidoreductase activity [Evidence IEA,IEA]; GO_process: GO:0043603 - cellular amide metabolic process [Evidence IDA] [PMID 15564669]; GO_process: GO:0006725 - cellular aromatic compound metabolic process [Evidence IDA] [PMID 16268655]; GO_process: GO:0042180 - cellular ketone metabolic process [Evidence IDA] [PMID 17140678]; GO_process: GO:0034599 - cellular response to oxidative stress [Evidence IGI] [PMID 17919749]; GO_process: GO:0055114 - oxidation-reduction process [Evidence IEA,IEA]) → MAPKVSMTVQMNTDRPIPTIGLGVYLLPLDKTAEIVETALNIGYRHFDSARLYGNEEETAEGIANFLEKNPNVFRSDIFYTTKIWPSDFGYDKTMAAVKDSYDLVKKSIGYIDLILLHTPESTTQKRLESYRALQDAVEQGIVKNIGVSNYGVAHLKELLAYPELKYKPVVNQIEINPWLQHVDITQFCKNNDILIQAYSPLMFGGRLRDPQIVKLADKYKKTPAQILIRWNLQKGFIPLPKSVHAHRILENFTVFDFEISDQDVEDLGDKTSHYYGSPGSDPTKAP, encoded by the coding sequence ATGGCTCCTAAAGTATCTATGACTGTTCAGATGAACACGGACAGACCAATTCCTACCATCGGTCTCGGAGTGTATCTGTTGCCTTTGGACAAGACAGCTGAAATTGTCGAAACTGCTCTTAACATTGGCTATCGTCATTTTGATTCAGCCCGGCTATATggaaatgaagaagaaactgcTGAGGGGATTGCGAACTTTTTAGAGAAAAATCCCAATGTTTTTAGATCTGACATCTTTTACACGACTAAAATCTGGCCCAGCGATTTTGGCTACGACAAAACGATGGCGGCTGTGAAAGACTCATATGACCTTgtcaagaaatcaattgGATATATTGATCTTATTCTTTTACACACACCAGAATCTACCACTCAGAAAAGATTGGAGAGCTATAGGGCCCTGCAAGATGCGGTTGAGCAAGGAATTGTGAAGAATATCGGGGTATCCAACTATGGCGTAGCTCACTTGAAAGAACTGCTTGCATATCCGGAGCTGAAATATAAACCAGTTGTGAACCaaattgaaatcaatccATGGCTCCAACATGTAGATATTACTCAATTTTGCAAAAACAATGATATCTTGATACAGGCGTACTCCCCTTTGATGTTTGGGGGCAGATTGAGGGATCCTCAGATTGTAAAGCTAGCTGACAAGTATAAGAAAACTCCGGCTCAGATCTTGATAAGATGGAATCTTCAGAAGGGATTTATTCCTTTGCCTAAGTCTGTTCATGCGCATAGAATCCTTGAAAATTTCACTGTGTTTGATTTCGAAATTTCTGATCAAGACGTTGAAGATCTTGGCGATAAAACTTCACATTACTACGGTAGTCCGGGTTCAGATCCTACAAAAGCACCATAG